Genomic DNA from Parambassis ranga chromosome 5, fParRan2.1, whole genome shotgun sequence:
CAAGAGGtgcaacactgtgtgtgtggggcatcTGTTGTTATTACTTTCCCTGGCTGTTGCCATATGGTGACCACAGCAGATCAGTGGTCACTGCTGGGCGTGtaacaatacaaacacatacacagaaagtaCCTGTGTGTGCTTCTTATCCGACTCAGAGGCCTGCAGCGCTCGCTCTAATTCCTTCACCCTGTCGGTCagagctctcctctctctgtctcctctcctcaccacctcctcctgctgctggagcagaaTCTGAGTGGTGGTAAGACGCTCATCCAGAGCACGCTTTCctacaatcacacacatttacacacttaaaTTGGAGCCCCTCTGCATGGTCGCCATTAATTTGGAAACATTCGGACCTTCTTGATAGTCCTGTATGGtgttctgcagctgtgtgagacGACTCTGGGTGGAGTCCCGCTCGcccttcagctcctccagctcccgtTGCAGAGCTCCCAGCTGGCACCGGACATCATCCTTCAAAATCCGTAATAAACACAGACTTTAGTTATACAAACAGCATGATTATACTCCTCAGattaatatatgtgtgtgtgtactgttataccctctctctctgtgcatcaCGCAGCTCCTGCAGGAAATCTCTAAGGCCGCTTCGCAGTGTTTCGGGGTCCAGCTCTGGCTGAGGAAGAGGCAGCGGGGTGTTACCTCTCTCAGGAGATGCAGCTCCCGAGCCTAAGGTGTTGTCAGGGGTGCTTAATCGAAACTCTGTGGGAATAAAGGAGAGCCAACAAGATAATTGTTTGCTTACATAATTTAACTTTATATGTATACTATGCTAGTTGCCATTTATTTCCTTCCCTACACATGTTTTAGGTTAATTGTTAATGTCTGCAAAAGTATGTATGTCTCTTTCTTACCTTTAGGTGGAGACAGTGAGGAGCGCAGAGGTGAGATGCTGTGATGGCGCGACATGCTGCCGGGTGACGTGGTGCTTCCTCCTGGGCTCCTCCCCCTGCCTCCTCTGCCACCTGCTCCGATGCCGAGCGTTCGGGTCAGCGCAGATTGGAGGCTGCTCAGGCGAAACTCCAGGTCCCTTTTTGCGGCCTCAGATCGGAGCAGCTCCGCCTCAGTGGCGGCCAGTCGACCCTGAGCCTCACtcagctgcaggctgaactGAGCAGCAGAGTCCTGGGATGCCTGAGTGCGCAGCGACAGGTTCTTCGCTTCATCCTGGAGCTTCTTCTCACAGCCACGAGCCTCCTGCAGCTGAGCAGTCAGCTCTCTTTCGCAGCTGCGCCAGCCCGACTCTAACTCCAGCAGACGCTTCTGAGACATGGAGAGCTATAAGAGAAGCAAAAACTGTGACATGTAGAAAACAGCAGGTACAAAAATTAGCCTCTGCTCCATCCTCACCTCTTTTTTGAGGGAATCTCTGGCGGTTTCAGCTTCAGTGAGCTTCTGTTTGAGGGTGAAAACCTCCTTtactctgtcctcctctctttgCTCCTCCATCAACAGACGagcctgcagctctgccacCTCTCTTCCCTTCTGTTCCTTCTCTCCATCTAGAACCTTCAGCTGAAACAAatatgagaaaaataaaaataaataacctaTAACTGGACTGAATATGAAGACCAGggcttctttttttcatgtctgACCTGCCTGCGGAGCTCTTGCAGTTCTCGCCGGGCTTCAAGTCGTGACTTTTCAACTTCTCTGAGGCAGCTACGCAGCTCCGCCACCTCCTTCTGAGTGGACGACAAGTTCTCCTCCAGCACAGCAAgcctctgctccttctcctcacaCTGTCGcttcacactgacacatacagacacacactcaaaggtCAGTTGGCTGTAAAATGTGAACACACGTGTTACTTCATCCTGTTTACCTGATTCTCTCTAGTTCTGCACTTCTCAGCGATTCTCTCAGCTGAGTGTTGGATTGGCTTAGAGTGTCTCTCTCCTTGGTGACATCAGAGAAACCGCGGCGCACTTCTGACCCCTCTCTGCGGTAGTTGTCCGCTACATCCTGGGTTTGGTTCAGGCGACGTTCAGTCTCCAGCATGTCCCTCCTCAGCTGGTCTCGACtctcctcagcagcagacagagaagCTCTGCACTGCTCCAGCTGGAGGACAAATGTCAAGCAAGAAAATATGATGATCTGCCTGACACTTTTGTCACATGTTGTCTCTTGAACTAGATCCCCTACCTCTTTGAGAGCAACTTCACCACGTGACCGGAGATCAGTGCACGTCTCTCGTAGACAGTGGAGTTCTCTCTCATGAGCAGAGGCTGCGTCTTCCAGCTGCGAGCGAAGCTCCAGCAGCTCGCTGGTCAGAGCCCCAACCCTGATCTGagcaagaaaaaacaaacaaaaaaagacaaggaGTTAAGATTGACAACAGCTGGTGATAAATACAATGTCGTCCTCCCATCACCTGCTCCTGTTCTTTGTAATGAACTGCCTCTCTGGCCAGCCGCTCGCTCTCTAGGGCTGCAGCTGACAGCTCAGCCTGCAGACTGGACACTCTGTCAGACAAAACTGTCTTCTCAGCCTCCTTCAGAGAAAGAGCctggaaagagagaaaacatcTGCTTGATTACACTTCACAGTTACAAATCAAAAACATTACTGATGACTAAGACCCCTGTCCTGGTAGAAACCGTTGTTCATTATGGTTGTGTTATCAGGATGTTTCCTCTCACCTGTTGTTTCTCAgtctcagcctgcagcagacACTGGTCTCTGTCATGCTGCAGAGTCCTCAGTtcatcctgcagctcctccctttctctctttgcTCTGTGAAGCTGATCCTCCGTCTCCTGTCTGAGCTTCCTCAGAGCGACCTCATGCTCCATCAGTAAGCTGTGCCGCACAACTTCCTGTGAAACAGAACAGCCAGGAGCAGGAACACACTAGTTATCTGCATCAACACATTATTCAATAACGTTTATGAATGCTCTCACCTTTTCTGAGACCagtctctccacctcctcctgatgCTCAGAGATGGCCTTGCGTAAAGCCTGCTGGGCCTCCAGCTGTGCAGCATTCAGACTCTGATTCAAtgtttgtttctccctctcagcTTGGGTCAACGCATTCTCCCCATCTGAGCGAACGCGCTTCAGTTCAGCTGGAAATCACATCCGGGAAAACAAAGAAGGGAACACCATACAACCATTAGGTATTCATTGTGACATTTTCCGCTCCTGCTTCTTCGTGCTATCTCCTCATCTCACCTGTTGCAGTCTCACAGCGGACTCGAAGGTTTTGGTTGTCTGATTCCAGCTGCTCTCTGCGTGACTCCACCTGAACGAGCTGCTGCTGCGCATCAAACAGACTCGTTTCCAGGGACTCCCGCTCCGACCTGAAGGTTAGAGAGAGCAGGATGTCCAGGTCGCACTCTCaaaaaatggacacacacagactcatgaGAAAAGCAGCCCACCTGAAAGCAGCCAGTTCCTCTGATAGCATGGCGTTTTCTCTCTCAGATGCTGTCAGCTGCACCACTAGAGCAGCTTTGTCCCGGGCCAGTTCTGCCCGACTGCGGCCGGCCTCTTCTAAGGCCACCTCGTTCCTCTGGCCCTCTCCTTTGGTGAGACTTAACTCTGAACCCAAAGAGGTCACCTCACCACAAAGCTGTCAAAAAAACAGTGTGCATGTGACCTGATTGACcataaaaatattcataaaataGTCTGAAAGCATCTCTAAAGTGTGCCAAGTAAACTATGTGCTTGAATGTAACCTTTAAATGATGATGTAATATAATCCGTTATGTACCTGGCTGACTCTCTCCTGCAGCTTAAGTCTCTCCGCCCTGAGACTCTGGAGCTCTGCCTCCATCCCCACCCGGCTTAGCTCAGCGTCCTGCAGTGACTGGTGCAGCGTGATGCGAgcagactccagctccagcctGTCCTGCTCTAACCGGACCAGCTCATCTCTGATGGTCAGCTTCTCCTGTTCAGCCTCGCGTTTTTGACCCTGCAGCAGGGCCTTCTCCTCCTCGAGCTTAGAGACAGACACAAGAGTGAGACAATCGTATCAGAGGGGACCTAAAAACCGTAGCTTATGAGTTTTCTTACTATGACAGAATCTGAGAATCTActaatgtttctgctgttttggCTCATTTTGTGATTCATGCACCTGACATTTTTAACTCTGGCCTCTCACCTGGAGGATGTAGGCGTTGAGGTCAGCTTTGTCTCTGGCCAAACTCTCGTTCATGTTGCCCATCTTTGCCAGAGAGTCTCTGAGTGCAGCGTCCTCTGACTGGAGCTTGTTAAGCACCAGAGACAGCTCTGTGTTACTGCTCTCAGCCTGGAGGGGAGACGTTTGGGTCAAACACAGAGTATTATATCTACTAAATAAAAACCATTTGCCTTTGGCTTACCCTACTGAGGGCTTCAGACAGCTGGGCTTTCTCTCGCTCCAGCAGCTGCCTTTCGatctccccctgctggtgagTCTCCCTCACTGCAGACAACTCGCCACGCTGAGCAGAAGCCCGACTCTCACTCTGATCCCACTGCCGCTGTCTGTGTCcagcaaacacatgcagcactAGTTGTTAATGTGTATAACTTATCGACAAGTGCAGGGAGGGATTAATAGATGCTGTAATATGCTTTATAAGACATAAACATGAATTGAGTCTAAAAAGGTGGCCACTCAGttatttgtttaaatgtgtgtataatTTTAAATGATCACTTTGCTGCTTTCACATGTATCAAATGTGAAGCAAGGGTGTGAAGAATAAGGCtcagcagaggagaagcagaCAGGGTCTTGAATGGCTTCCTGTGATTGCACTAGACTTTGTGGATTAGTCTCTTTAATCGCTTATCAATTAGCCTGCTTACATCCTCTGAGACTCTGCCTTCGCCCGGTCTCTCTCATGAATGGcggcctccttctcctccctctcgtGGTCTCGTTCTCGCTGAACGGACGCCACAGTCAGCTGAAGCTTCTCACAGTCCATCTGCAGCATCTGGCTGCTGCTCTGCGCAGTCTGAACTGCCTTCTCCAGGTTCACCTTCTCACTGCAACATTGATGAATCATGTAGGAGAACATGTGGTGTTACAGCTGAATATTCTGACTAGAAGAAGATTGTCAGAGTGGTGGTTAAGCTGTTTGTAAACCTGGCCAGcgcctctctctcctgcttcagacggtccttctctctctgcgctgtctccctctctctctgagcaGCATCCCGCTCTCGCTGCAGCGCTTGGCTTCGCTGCTCGGTGTCTTTTTTAGCTGCCTCAGACTCAGAAAGCTGCTTTCGAAGCTGTTGGACTGTGGACTGGGCAGAGAGCAGACGACCTCGTACATCctgagtgagaggagagaggatggTGTTATACGAGATAGAGGgagaaaatgtgacatttttctgTGACAGATACTGTTTGTGTAGTTTATGTCCATTAATTATTGTTTGCTGCTCCCACTAATTAAAAGGGTTTAAATGACCCCAAAATGCAGCTATTCTAAGGAGTAGCTATGCTAAATGTGAAGATAAGTACTGTCAGTGTGGCTACTACAGAAATATAACTATATCTAATATTGTGATAGTAAAAGAACGCAAATATATCAATTGATCTTGTGTATATCTAAAAATAGATAAATTAGATGTGATTAGTGAATCTTATTATAAGACGTTCATGTGATTGGACAGACgtgtcttgttttctttttggacTGTGTGTAACTTGTCACCTGCAGCTGGAGTGTCTTGTTGGTGACGGCAGATCGCAGAGCTGCCAGAGCCGCCTCCGgcagaggaggcagggaggagggtCTAAGGGGGGAGGATGACCTCCGAGGAGAAGAAGAGCGGTGAGGGGAGGAGTCATGGATCAACGCGAGCAGCGAAGCTCCAGAGCTGTCCTGATCTGCTTCTGATGATGACTCTCCATCTGACAAAACTGTCTGTAAAAGAAAATTAACATGAAGCGCGTTCCCTCTTTTCTAACAAGGACCAGATACAGTCACAACTGTGTGTGCTGTAGTACCTGAGCGATGTCCCGCAGTGTGTCCAGCAGTGTCTCAGAGTGAGATCTCATCATCTGCATGTCTGTCTCTTCATTGCCGCTCTGCTCCTGAAGCACACGCAGCAGCCTTATTAATGACACTGACCAATGAGAAACCTATTACAGTCTTTCCAACAGCTTCAGACGCTCACCTCAAGCCTCCTGGTCAGCGTGACAATTtcagtgtctctctcttctATTCGGCTCTTCAGTCTCTCCATTTCTCGTGCTAAAT
This window encodes:
- the crocc gene encoding rootletin isoform X4, encoding MSSVMSLQEENRVLQGELARLEDLLAHSRADRDELAIKYGAISERLEQALRFETGDGDHDSLESRSLAQQNVDLRRRLDEEQAAYKRKLTAYQEGQQRQAQLVQKLQAKVLQYKKRCGDQEQMLQEKSSELEKHRLSEHSESSNGRHQDEANSNLEDALIRLEEEQQRSSSLSAVNAMLREQLEQAGLANEALSQDIRRLTADWTKAREELDQKESDWRREEESFHSYFSSEHSRLLMLWRQVVGFRRNVCEMKSATERDLSDMRTELARISHSAQVSCSGLSASIHSREGGAAVALEREKTLRVQLEQQLRDRVSEMMNLQTRTDTERSELNLRLSDLAREMERLKSRIEERDTEIVTLTRRLEEQSGNEETDMQMMRSHSETLLDTLRDIAQTVLSDGESSSEADQDSSGASLLALIHDSSPHRSSSPRRSSSPLRPSSLPPLPEAALAALRSAVTNKTLQLQDVRGRLLSAQSTVQQLRKQLSESEAAKKDTEQRSQALQRERDAAQRERETAQREKDRLKQEREALASEKVNLEKAVQTAQSSSQMLQMDCEKLQLTVASVQRERDHEREEKEAAIHERDRAKAESQRIQRQWDQSESRASAQRGELSAVRETHQQGEIERQLLEREKAQLSEALSRAESSNTELSLVLNKLQSEDAALRDSLAKMGNMNESLARDKADLNAYILQLEEEKALLQGQKREAEQEKLTIRDELVRLEQDRLELESARITLHQSLQDAELSRVGMEAELQSLRAERLKLQERVSQLCGEVTSLGSELSLTKGEGQRNEVALEEAGRSRAELARDKAALVVQLTASERENAMLSEELAAFRSERESLETSLFDAQQQLVQVESRREQLESDNQNLRVRCETATAELKRVRSDGENALTQAEREKQTLNQSLNAAQLEAQQALRKAISEHQEEVERLVSEKEVVRHSLLMEHEVALRKLRQETEDQLHRAKREREELQDELRTLQHDRDQCLLQAETEKQQALSLKEAEKTVLSDRVSSLQAELSAAALESERLAREAVHYKEQEQIRVGALTSELLELRSQLEDAASAHERELHCLRETCTDLRSRGEVALKELEQCRASLSAAEESRDQLRRDMLETERRLNQTQDVADNYRREGSEVRRGFSDVTKERDTLSQSNTQLRESLRSAELERISVKRQCEEKEQRLAVLEENLSSTQKEVAELRSCLREVEKSRLEARRELQELRRQLKVLDGEKEQKGREVAELQARLLMEEQREEDRVKEVFTLKQKLTEAETARDSLKKELSMSQKRLLELESGWRSCERELTAQLQEARGCEKKLQDEAKNLSLRTQASQDSAAQFSLQLSEAQGRLAATEAELLRSEAAKRDLEFRLSSLQSALTRTLGIGAGGRGGRGRSPGGSTTSPGSMSRHHSISPLRSSLSPPKEFRLSTPDNTLGSGAASPERGNTPLPLPQPELDPETLRSGLRDFLQELRDAQRERDDVRCQLGALQRELEELKGERDSTQSRLTQLQNTIQDYQEGKRALDERLTTTQILLQQQEEVVRRGDRERRALTDRVKELERALQASESDKKHTQDQLNKQRAAEVRLEAERRRLREALEVAEARGTRVELGRRSLEGELQRLKLSLGDREAESQATQERHDSLLKQVAEGEARVSLLQREVERLSQALLKAQEGESLLKDKTTSLNQTLQEVAATHSSTQGRLASLQKTLSLAEQDKRVLQERVDETRASLAEAKRNMAILTERVQNLQSELSKSELQREELEAELSNTQEALRQRSASLVEAQRSSQSAQTERVTVEERLRGLQRAVAMLETEKKDAERQAVRLEKDKDALRNTLDKVERQKLKSEEDGMRLSAERSRLDRSLNSVEQELQEAQQQILMLQTQLADMEPSHNLCESLVRQRDEAQREAEKLKTSFRDVERTLGTRERAHRHRVKGLEEQVSTLKEQLQQEIKRRQPSLPSSVLSAGN
- the crocc gene encoding rootletin isoform X2, translating into MSAAENSDTDSNKLECVIQRLEESVLSEEKKLTVRGPSPDAPPTCLPARVREIVTKNLSESTGAMSSVMSLQEENRVLQGELARLEDLLAHSRADRDELAIKYGAISERLEQALRFETGDGDHDSLESRSLAQQNVDLRRRLDEEQAAYKRKLTAYQEGQQRQAQLVQKLQAKVLQYKKRCGDQEQMLQEKSSELEKHRLSEHSESSNGRHQDEANSNLEDALIRLEEEQQRSSSLSAVNAMLREQLEQAGLANEALSQDIRRLTADWTKAREELDQKESDWRREEESFHSYFSSEHSRLLMLWRQVVGFRRNVCEMKSATERDLSDMRTELARISHSAQVSCSGLSASIHSREGGAAVALEREKTLRVQLEQQLRDRVSEMMNLQTRTDTERSELNLRLSDLAREMERLKSRIEERDTEIVTLTRRLEEQSGNEETDMQMMRSHSETLLDTLRDIAQTVLSDGESSSEADQDSSGASLLALIHDSSPHRSSSPRRSSSPLRPSSLPPLPEAALAALRSAVTNKTLQLQDVRGRLLSAQSTVQQLRKQLSESEAAKKDTEQRSQALQRERDAAQRERETAQREKDRLKQEREALASEKVNLEKAVQTAQSSSQMLQMDCEKLQLTVASVQRERDHEREEKEAAIHERDRAKAESQRIQRQWDQSESRASAQRGELSAVRETHQQGEIERQLLEREKAQLSEALSRAESSNTELSLVLNKLQSEDAALRDSLAKMGNMNESLARDKADLNAYILQLEEEKALLQGQKREAEQEKLTIRDELVRLEQDRLELESARITLHQSLQDAELSRVGMEAELQSLRAERLKLQERVSQLCGEVTSLGSELSLTKGEGQRNEVALEEAGRSRAELARDKAALVVQLTASERENAMLSEELAAFRSERESLETSLFDAQQQLVQVESRREQLESDNQNLRVRCETATAELKRVRSDGENALTQAEREKQTLNQSLNAAQLEAQQALRKAISEHQEEVERLVSEKEVVRHSLLMEHEVALRKLRQETEDQLHRAKREREELQDELRTLQHDRDQCLLQAETEKQQALSLKEAEKTVLSDRVSSLQAELSAAALESERLAREAVHYKEQEQIRVGALTSELLELRSQLEDAASAHERELHCLRETCTDLRSRGEVALKELEQCRASLSAAEESRDQLRRDMLETERRLNQTQDVADNYRREGSEVRRGFSDVTKERDTLSQSNTQLRESLRSAELERISVKRQCEEKEQRLAVLEENLSSTQKEVAELRSCLREVEKSRLEARRELQELRRQLKVLDGEKEQKGREVAELQARLLMEEQREEDRVKEVFTLKQKLTEAETARDSLKKELSMSQKRLLELESGWRSCERELTAQLQEARGCEKKLQDEAKNLSLRTQASQDSAAQFSLQLSEAQGRLAATEAELLRSEAAKRDLEFRLSSLQSALTRTLGIGAGGRGGRGRSPGGSTTSPGSMSRHHSISPLRSSLSPPKEFRLSTPDNTLGSGAASPERGNTPLPLPQPELDPETLRSGLRDFLQELRDAQRERDDVRCQLGALQRELEELKGERDSTQSRLTQLQNTIQDYQEGKRALDERLTTTQILLQQQEEVVRRGDRERRALTDRVKELERALQASESDKKHTQDQLNKQRAAEVRLEAERRRLREALEVAEARGTRVELGRRSLEGELQRLKLSLGDREAESQATQERHDSLLKQVAEGEARVSLLQREVERLSQALLKAQEGESLLKDKTTSLNQTLQEVAATHSSTQGRLASLQKTLSLAEQDKRVLQRVDETRASLAEAKRNMAILTERVQNLQSELSKSELQREELEAELSNTQEALRQRSASLVEAQRSSQSAQTERVTVEERLRGLQRAVAMLETEKKDAERQAVRLEKDKDALRNTLDKVERQKLKSEEDGMRLSAERSRLDRSLNSVEQELQEAQQQILMLQTQLADMEPSHNLCESLVRQRDEAQREAEKLKTSFRDVERTLGTRERAHRHRVKGLEEQVSTLKEQLQQEIKRRQPSLPSSVLSAGN
- the crocc gene encoding rootletin isoform X1, whose protein sequence is MSAAENSDTDSNKLECVIQRLEESVLSEEKKLTVRGPSPDAPPTCLPARVREIVTKNLSESTGAMSSVMSLQEENRVLQGELARLEDLLAHSRADRDELAIKYGAISERLEQALRFETGDGDHDSLESRSLAQQNVDLRRRLDEEQAAYKRKLTAYQEGQQRQAQLVQKLQAKVLQYKKRCGDQEQMLQEKSSELEKHRLSEHSESSNGRHQDEANSNLEDALIRLEEEQQRSSSLSAVNAMLREQLEQAGLANEALSQDIRRLTADWTKAREELDQKESDWRREEESFHSYFSSEHSRLLMLWRQVVGFRRNVCEMKSATERDLSDMRTELARISHSAQVSCSGLSASIHSREGGAAVALEREKTLRVQLEQQLRDRVSEMMNLQTRTDTERSELNLRLSDLAREMERLKSRIEERDTEIVTLTRRLEEQSGNEETDMQMMRSHSETLLDTLRDIAQTVLSDGESSSEADQDSSGASLLALIHDSSPHRSSSPRRSSSPLRPSSLPPLPEAALAALRSAVTNKTLQLQDVRGRLLSAQSTVQQLRKQLSESEAAKKDTEQRSQALQRERDAAQRERETAQREKDRLKQEREALASEKVNLEKAVQTAQSSSQMLQMDCEKLQLTVASVQRERDHEREEKEAAIHERDRAKAESQRIQRQWDQSESRASAQRGELSAVRETHQQGEIERQLLEREKAQLSEALSRAESSNTELSLVLNKLQSEDAALRDSLAKMGNMNESLARDKADLNAYILQLEEEKALLQGQKREAEQEKLTIRDELVRLEQDRLELESARITLHQSLQDAELSRVGMEAELQSLRAERLKLQERVSQLCGEVTSLGSELSLTKGEGQRNEVALEEAGRSRAELARDKAALVVQLTASERENAMLSEELAAFRSERESLETSLFDAQQQLVQVESRREQLESDNQNLRVRCETATAELKRVRSDGENALTQAEREKQTLNQSLNAAQLEAQQALRKAISEHQEEVERLVSEKEVVRHSLLMEHEVALRKLRQETEDQLHRAKREREELQDELRTLQHDRDQCLLQAETEKQQALSLKEAEKTVLSDRVSSLQAELSAAALESERLAREAVHYKEQEQIRVGALTSELLELRSQLEDAASAHERELHCLRETCTDLRSRGEVALKELEQCRASLSAAEESRDQLRRDMLETERRLNQTQDVADNYRREGSEVRRGFSDVTKERDTLSQSNTQLRESLRSAELERISVKRQCEEKEQRLAVLEENLSSTQKEVAELRSCLREVEKSRLEARRELQELRRQLKVLDGEKEQKGREVAELQARLLMEEQREEDRVKEVFTLKQKLTEAETARDSLKKELSMSQKRLLELESGWRSCERELTAQLQEARGCEKKLQDEAKNLSLRTQASQDSAAQFSLQLSEAQGRLAATEAELLRSEAAKRDLEFRLSSLQSALTRTLGIGAGGRGGRGRSPGGSTTSPGSMSRHHSISPLRSSLSPPKEFRLSTPDNTLGSGAASPERGNTPLPLPQPELDPETLRSGLRDFLQELRDAQRERDDVRCQLGALQRELEELKGERDSTQSRLTQLQNTIQDYQEGKRALDERLTTTQILLQQQEEVVRRGDRERRALTDRVKELERALQASESDKKHTQDQLNKQRAAEVRLEAERRRLREALEVAEARGTRVELGRRSLEGELQRLKLSLGDREAESQATQERHDSLLKQVAEGEARVSLLQREVERLSQALLKAQEGESLLKDKTTSLNQTLQEVAATHSSTQGRLASLQKTLSLAEQDKRVLQERVDETRASLAEAKRNMAILTERVQNLQSELSKSELQREELEAELSNTQEALRQRSASLVEAQRSSQSAQTERVTVEERLRGLQRAVAMLETEKKDAERQAVRLEKDKDALRNTLDKVERQKLKSEEDGMRLSAERSRLDRSLNSVEQELQEAQQQILMLQTQLADMEPSHNLCESLVRQRDEAQREAEKLKTSFRDVERTLGTRERAHRHRVKGLEEQVSTLKEQLQQEIKRRQPSLPSSVLSAGN
- the crocc gene encoding rootletin isoform X3; its protein translation is MSAAENSDTDSNKLECVIQRLEESVLSEEKKLTVRGPSPDAPPTCLPARVREIVTKNLSESTGAMSSVMSLQEENRVLQGELARLEDLLAHSRADRDELAIKYGAISERLEQALRFETGDGDHDSLESRSLAQQNVDLRRRLDEEQAAYKRKLTAYQEGQQRQAQLVQKLQAKVLQYKKRCGDQEQMLQEKSSELEKHRLSEHSESSNGRHQDEANSNLEDALIRLEEEQQRSSSLSAVNAMLREQLEQAGLANEALSQDIRRLTADWTKAREELDQKESDWRREEESFHSYFSSEHSRLLMLWRQVVGFRRNVCEMKSATERDLSDMRTELARISHSAQVSCSGLSASIHSREGGAAVALEREKTLRVQLEQQLRDRVSEMMNLQTRTDTERSELNLRLSDLAREMERLKSRIEERDTEIVTLTRRLEEQSGNEETDMQMMRSHSETLLDTLRDIAQTVLSDGESSSEADQDSSGASLLALIHDSSPHRSSSPRRSSSPLRPSSLPPLPEAALAALRSAVTNKTLQLQDVRGRLLSAQSTVQQLRKQLSESEAAKKDTEQRSQALQRERDAAQRERETAQREKDRLKQEREALASEKVNLEKAVQTAQSSSQMLQMDCEKLQLTVASVQRERDHEREEKEAAIHERDRAKAESQRIQRQWDQSESRASAQRGELSAVRETHQQGEIERQLLEREKAQLSEALSRAESSNTELSLVLNKLQSEDAALRDSLAKMGNMNESLARDKADLNAYILQLEEEKALLQGQKREAEQEKLTIRDELVRLEQDRLELESARITLHQSLQDAELSRVGMEAELQSLRAERLKLQERVSQLCGEVTSLGSELSLTKGEGQRNEVALEEAGRSRAELARDKAALVVQLTASERENAMLSEELAAFRSERESLETSLFDAQQQLVQVESRREQLESDNQNLRVRCETATAELKRVRSDGENALTQAEREKQTLNQSLNAAQLEAQQALRKAISEHQEEVERLVSEKEVVRHSLLMEHEVALRKLRQETEDQLHRAKREREELQDELRTLQHDRDQCLLQAETEKQQALSLKEAEKTVLSDRVSSLQAELSAAALESERLAREAVHYKEQEQIRVGALTSELLELRSQLEDAASAHERELHCLRETCTDLRSRGEVALKELEQCRASLSAAEESRDQLRRDMLETERRLNQTQDVADNYRREGSEVRRGFSDVTKERDTLSQSNTQLRESLRSAELERISVKRQCEEKEQRLAVLEENLSSTQKEVAELRSCLREVEKSRLEARRELQELRRQLKVLDGEKEQKGREVAELQARLLMEEQREEDRVKEVFTLKQKLTEAETARDSLKKEKRLLELESGWRSCERELTAQLQEARGCEKKLQDEAKNLSLRTQASQDSAAQFSLQLSEAQGRLAATEAELLRSEAAKRDLEFRLSSLQSALTRTLGIGAGGRGGRGRSPGGSTTSPGSMSRHHSISPLRSSLSPPKEFRLSTPDNTLGSGAASPERGNTPLPLPQPELDPETLRSGLRDFLQELRDAQRERDDVRCQLGALQRELEELKGERDSTQSRLTQLQNTIQDYQEGKRALDERLTTTQILLQQQEEVVRRGDRERRALTDRVKELERALQASESDKKHTQDQLNKQRAAEVRLEAERRRLREALEVAEARGTRVELGRRSLEGELQRLKLSLGDREAESQATQERHDSLLKQVAEGEARVSLLQREVERLSQALLKAQEGESLLKDKTTSLNQTLQEVAATHSSTQGRLASLQKTLSLAEQDKRVLQERVDETRASLAEAKRNMAILTERVQNLQSELSKSELQREELEAELSNTQEALRQRSASLVEAQRSSQSAQTERVTVEERLRGLQRAVAMLETEKKDAERQAVRLEKDKDALRNTLDKVERQKLKSEEDGMRLSAERSRLDRSLNSVEQELQEAQQQILMLQTQLADMEPSHNLCESLVRQRDEAQREAEKLKTSFRDVERTLGTRERAHRHRVKGLEEQVSTLKEQLQQEIKRRQPSLPSSVLSAGN